From Corvus moneduloides isolate bCorMon1 chromosome 2, bCorMon1.pri, whole genome shotgun sequence, one genomic window encodes:
- the LOC116440143 gene encoding coagulation factor X-like, whose translation MQLPQSPAEKAVGDAQRARRMGMAGHRGTMWLLPVVLLFLQMMQTDGNQCSSNPCHYGGHCKDGIGSYTCSCLDGYQGKNCEFVIPKFCRINNGDCEQFCTVKRDGPKDVLCSCADGYVLAEDGKHCISKVKYPCGKVFVTRKKRSVLLPADYSNGTSDQEGLPTNETSTEEDFVITTESPTPQPDNRTNSRKPNVDTRIVGGDECLPGQCPWQAVLLNEEGEEFCGGTILNENFILTAAHCINQSKEIKVVVGEVDREKKEQSETMHTVDKIFVHSKFVAETYDNDIALLKLKEPVMFSEYIVAACLPKADFANEVLMTQRSGRVSGFGREFDGGQLPKKLKVLEVPYVNRSTCKQSTNFVITENMFCAGYDTEQKDACQGDSGGPHVTRYKDTYFVTGIVSWGEGCARKGKYGVYTKLSRFLRWVKTVMNM comes from the exons ATG CAGCTGCCCCAGAGCCCTGCCGAGAAAGCGGTGGGTGATGCGCAGAGAGCTCGGAGGATGGGCATGGCAGGTCATCGCGGGACAATGTGGCTTCTTCCCGTtgtcctccttttccttcagatGATGCAGACAG ATGGGAACCAGTGCAGCTCAAATCCTTGTCACTATGGTGGCCACTGTAAAGATGGAATTGGTTCCTACACCTGCTCATGCTTGGATGGTTATCAAGGCAAGAATTGTGAATTTG TCATACCAAAGTTCTGCAGAATAAACAACGGAGACTGTGAGCAGTTCTGCACTGTCAAAAGAGATGGGCCGAAGGATGTATTGTGTTCCTGTGCAGATGGGTATGTTCTAGCAGAGGATGGCAAACACTGTATCTCAAAAG TAAAATACCCTTGTGGAAAAGTTTTtgtgacaaggaaaaaaaggtctgtTCTTTTACCCGCTGACTATAGCAATGGAACGAGTGATCAAGAAGGCCTCCCCACAAATGAAACAAGCACAGAGGAGGACTTTGTAATTACCACAGAAAGCCCAACCCCTCAGCCTGACAACAGAACAAACAGCAGGAAACCAAATGTCGATACCAGGATAGTAGGTGGGGATGAGTGTCTTCCTGGCCAATGCCCGTGGCAG GCTGTTCTGTTAAACGAGGAAGGAGAAGAGTTTTGTGGTGGAACTATTCTGAATGAAAATTTTATACTTACTGCAGCTCATTGCATAAACCAATCCAAAGAAATCAAAGTTGTTGTTG GTGAAGtggacagagagaagaaagaacagtCTGAAACAATGCATACTGTGgacaaaatatttgttcactCTAAATTTGTTGCTGAGACTTACGATAATGACATCGCCTTATTAAAGCTGAAGGAACCTGTCATGTTTTCGGAGTACATTGTGGCAGCGTGTCTCCCCAAAGCAGACTTTGCTAATGAAGTTCTGATGACCCAAAGATCTGGGAGAGTTAGCGGCTTTGGGCGTGAATTTGATGGTGGACAACTCCCAAAAAAACTGAAGGTGCTTGAAGTCCCCTATGTTAATAGGAGCACCTGCAAGCAATCCACTAACTTTGTGATAACTGAGAACATGTTCTGTGCTGGTTATGACACAGAGCAAAAAGATGCTTGCCAAGGAGACAGTGGTGGCCCCCATGTGACCAGGTATAAGGATACTTATTTTGTTACTGGGATTGTTAGCTGGGGCGAAGGATGTGCAAGGAAAGGCAAATATGGTGTCTATACCAAGCTGTCCCGGTTCTTGCGCTGGGTAAAAACGGTCATGAATATGTAG
- the F10 gene encoding coagulation factor X, with protein sequence MAGRLLLLLLCAALPAQLRAQGGVFIKKENADKFLERAKRANSFFEELKKGNIERECNEERCSKEEAREAFEDQEKTEEFWNIYVDGNQCSSNPCHYGGHCKDGIGSYTCSCLDGYQGKNCEFVIPKFCRINNGDCEQFCTVKRDGPKDVLCSCADGYVLAEDGKHCVSKVKYPCGKVFVTRKKRSVLLPADYSNGTSDQEGLPTNETSTEEDFVITTESPTPQPDNRTNSRKPNVDTRIVGGDECLPGQCPWQAVLLNEEGEEFCGGTILNENFILTAAHCINQSKEIKVVVGEVDREKKEQSETMHTVDKIFVHSKFVAETYDNDIALLKLKEPVMFSEYVVAACLPKADFANEVLMTQRSGRVSGFGREFEGGRKSKKLKVLEVPYVNRNTCKQSTNFVISENMFCAGYDTEQKDACQGDSGGPHVTRYKDTYFVTGIVSWGEGCARKGKYGVYTKLSRFLRWVKTVMNM encoded by the exons ATGGCCGGCcgcctgctgctcctcctgctctgcgCCGCGCTGCCCGCCCAGCTCCGCGCTCAGGGAGGCG TATtcatcaagaaagaaaatgctgacaaGTTCTTGGAAAGAGCAAAACGTGCTAACTCTTTCTTCGAGGAATTGAAGAAAGGGAATATTGAAAGGGAGTGCAATGAGGAGCGCTGCTCAAAAGAAGAAGCAAGAGAAGCTTTCGAAGACCAGGAGAAAACT GAGGAATTCTGGAACATCTATGTAG ATGGGAACCAGTGCAGCTCAAATCCTTGTCACTATGGTGGCCACTGTAAAGATGGAATTGGTTCCTACACCTGCTCATGCTTGGATGGTTATCAAGGCAAGAATTGTGAATTTG TCATACCAAAGTTCTGCAGAATAAACAACGGAGACTGTGAGCAGTTCTGCACTGTCAAAAGAGATGGGCCGAAGGATGTATTGTGTTCCTGTGCAGATGGGTATGTTCTAGCAGAGGATGGCAAACACTGTGTCTCAAAAG taaaATACCCTTGTGGAAAAGTTTTtgtgacaaggaaaaaaaggtctgtTCTTTTACCCGCTGACTATAGCAATGGAACGAGTGATCAAGAAGGCCTCCCCACAAATGAAACAAGCACAGAGGAGGACTTTGTAATTACCACAGAAAGCCCAACCCCTCAGCCTGACAACAGAACAAACAGCAGGAAACCAAATGTCGATACCAGGATAGTAGGTGGGGATGAGTGTCTTCCTGGCCAATGCCCGTGGCAG GCTGTTCTGTTAAACGAGGAAGGAGAAGAGTTTTGTGGTGGAACTATTCTGAATGAAAATTTTATACTTACTGCAGCTCATTGCATAAACCAATCCAAAGAAATCAAAGTTGTTGTTG GTGAAGtggacagagagaagaaagaacagtCTGAAACAATGCATACTGTGgacaaaatatttgttcactCTAAATTTGTTGCTGAGACTTACGATAATGACATCGCCTTATTAAAGCTGAAGGAACCTGTCATGTTTTCGGAGTACGTTGTGGCAGCGTGTCTCCCCAAAGCAGACTTTGCTAATGAAGTTCTGATGACCCAAAGATCTGGGAGAGTTAGCGGCTTTGGGCGTGAATTTGAAGGCGGACGAAAATCCAAAAAACTGAAGGTGCTTGAAGTCCCCTATGTTAATAGGAACACTTGCAAGCAATCCACTAACTTTGTGATATCTGAGAACATGTTCTGTGCTGGTTATGACACAGAGCAAAAAGATGCTTGCCAAGGAGACAGTGGTGGCCCCCATGTGACCAGGTATAAGGATACTTATTTTGTTACTGGGATTGTTAGCTGGGGCGAAGGATGTGCAAGGAAAGGCAAATATGGTGTCTATACCAAGCTGTCCCGGTTCTTGCGCTGGGTAAAAACGGTCATGAATATGTAG